A single genomic interval of Zunongwangia sp. HGR-M22 harbors:
- a CDS encoding metallophosphoesterase: MNRKNFIKNIAIISAVAGIPGFYAWKVEPFWLEFVYQKMPIKNLPSTLEGKMLMQISDIHIGDFFDYQYIIDSFKKAQQLHPDFVVYTGDFVTYDEPRNLDQLAEVIPFFPTGSLGSIGILGNHDYGVDYKEEHVAKNIVDQLASRNIQILRNEAVITNGINFIGIDDFWGTNFHPEKATGNYDSQMANIALCHNPDVCDLDVWNNYKGWILSGHTHGGQCKPPFLRAPILPVENKRYDAGIIDLYDGRTLYINRALGCLRQVRFNVRPEITLFTLESA; the protein is encoded by the coding sequence ATGAATAGAAAGAACTTTATAAAAAATATAGCCATCATTTCTGCCGTAGCTGGTATTCCTGGGTTTTATGCCTGGAAGGTAGAGCCTTTTTGGTTAGAATTTGTCTATCAAAAAATGCCAATAAAAAATCTTCCTTCAACATTAGAAGGGAAAATGCTAATGCAAATTAGCGATATTCATATTGGTGATTTTTTCGATTATCAATATATAATTGATTCTTTTAAAAAGGCACAACAGCTACATCCAGATTTTGTGGTTTACACGGGTGATTTTGTGACTTACGATGAGCCTAGAAATCTAGATCAGCTTGCTGAAGTTATTCCGTTCTTCCCCACCGGAAGTCTGGGAAGTATAGGTATTTTGGGTAATCATGATTATGGAGTTGATTACAAGGAAGAACATGTTGCTAAAAATATAGTAGATCAATTGGCTTCGAGAAATATTCAGATTTTAAGAAATGAAGCTGTGATTACCAATGGAATAAACTTTATTGGGATAGATGACTTTTGGGGAACTAATTTTCATCCTGAAAAAGCTACTGGAAATTATGATTCTCAGATGGCCAATATTGCCTTATGTCATAATCCCGATGTTTGTGATCTAGACGTTTGGAATAATTATAAAGGTTGGATTTTAAGCGGACATACACACGGTGGGCAATGCAAACCTCCTTTTTTAAGAGCACCAATTTTACCAGTAGAAAACAAGCGTTACGATGCGGGGATAATCGACCTTTACGACGGGAGAACTTTGTATATAAATCGTGCACTAGGCTGCTTACGTCAAGTTCGTTTTAACGTACGACCAGAAATTACTTTATTTACATTAGAGTCGGCTTGA